Proteins encoded together in one Drosophila albomicans strain 15112-1751.03 chromosome 2R, ASM965048v2, whole genome shotgun sequence window:
- the LOC117574288 gene encoding pneumococcal serine-rich repeat protein isoform X1 gives MAAINTVPKSIHLPLTSLSAPRVLMCSASVGTESSVTLQLRDGNARASVSTNVDALELASSRPEATATATETAATTNPTKTKTSATVATPSSSSVTVLEASSASASVLENALTIGYPDPDMLADVLGTIQTASLKNRLGNSNNSNNNNNNNDSCKKSSNKNTANRNSAPTILNTNSGAYLNNPNKITITRRSSSNKINVQTVSAATNTTISSISGSKTNYIKNCLIRSSSCSNTATNVTTLAQIMSNSSTSSAASLLSQHNNNSNCSNSSNFSNASSVGSSISVGSVSSSTSTNSNSNSNSNSNSNDSSSGHSGHSSSFKSNSRNVPGIVTAAASTNTTATGIGIVTVDTAPRKSRPKLSSPTRHGPQQCQICSKIFGNASALAKHKLTHSDERKYICSLCSKAFKRQDHLNGHMMTHRNKKPYECKADGCGKSYCDARSLRRHSENHHGGVTAQANNTLSATSAGAICSGQMSGQISSSSSSCSSTASSNGNAVTNSLSLSPATASGDASSPDGATCIRTYISTGSTVVDAATGIALSDEQIKAMNLPIKTGVTLLSPTTSVSSNVSSTASSSGCSSGGSNSNVSVNISSSGSVSASVSGKTSSNTTTVAASSPTIMLSDGTMLEGEGLTREQLDLISKIMQQTKQTSAQVTVSSPTSVSSYKINTETTPIQTRPRTWNMQLLNNAQNVTVTVEDGTDLITTAGSSSACSGSPEDVKEDDLNQQIVAAINPHLLNIVKIDKPVECNLCHRKFKNIPALNGHMRLHGGYFKKDPETKRSEKKDVSGPPLQTASIGVRALIEEKIISKRKDISKGSFVVPAPPSSSSNCGGGGGLGVVAGTGGVCGVAITGASSQSNSCLRRSVSDVESFLNAKSSTNSINNANSSTTTAVLPAATTIKSSNGLSIQQIDLPQSIEIFSGGQRQPKTLSLGSGANTITITTNNVPTTTTMSALTALKGGSNLSGGVANHADPKDSTLIELLKRGTRIAVTSKKTQFQSQTSTNMLLSNVAGTELTTIGSSVQTGRQIITNKNRTVIIPSDVHVVSTKSKVIPSSSSSCSGASNSTNVINSSSNACSTSSISFSDGTPLSLSIAPNQESITSLGDSSSITSRGGGVYTVTYTSDADASDLFDDGEVYNVSDTEMLLQTVDTMELLNEDEDDPQTNTNEHSDNFALLSETTDADHAGHAHQLVKLEPETGQSTQVKHTTPLPTFQQFHSKELIMQNSSQIQAIANMRGNSGTLGVLASPLHSPLAYPTPPSSHENVAQSSPFIEDAAAQFVDATHSFFGDKTDFSHVYFKTDESQSLHHAELSDNDNEKILKLKSVLEESSFDPSIKVEDLLNNTEDDAECDLHEFAETNLSFLDEDQEFLNDSRNATSPLSESFFTSGIGSAEDVKQVLREVLPDENMQLHLSSEQQGENIIDLYYLPGLGLQSQMMPNSDDPLLSSSPREFGQQRQIAFQGSSSTTVTVQAAEPLQATTMLYEQTPSDHQQQRQQQEQQRQDQQMEQILPQQAVIQSDQMQSQQQPQQQQQQSEFMLPAFNQVACHTTYLDATQPTIPMTLQPLNSLLQPLIYSNISGEKQEFNMPLNSRTGGHETVLDASLLFGCVDGDGNKPVNATDTVTSLPAVVPSSVSAVSAAGSISNLQPLSNQTNSILKRRLRSNGAQDMHKLSKFHTLSPHRSKLRKPSRTHYTPAPILNPDRKGTGLYCNVRKQLGQGIFDNFDDDFGDPVGLVDFSDESKVNLGSTYQAQIPAWKPPEEFMKEPSTSCGADLMWDPNVQLDDKILMRYIDLSKSSAVPMGSHSEEMALQTLLDAKGNSAAAVLTLLQMQSSAFQMKWTAFELEQFLRGLEKHGKDFAKITSELCTKTSGECVQMYYFWKKLCVDYKVSHLKMEPVVTSNHAVEQKPYVCEIAACSASFSSKAALHGHVRIHAYGRNASNSNSNNNNHNNHNSNNQHATAINANNNNNNGNSNNNHSTSNSISIHSSNPCTTQTSSIIAITTTAITNTNNGMAVVSNNSNNNNSLLAGSSSLNSTLLLTAAPKTLPATKDCSNSNNSSNGNGTSNIAKDSEFPCKVCGKVFNKVKSRSAHMKTHRVQEAEHSTNSKQQSPSNGNLPAIIAVSAASSSVLVMASTSS, from the exons ATGGCTGCTATAAATACG GTACCCAAAAGTATACACCTGCCTTTGACGAGTCTTAGCGCGCCGCGCGTGTTGATGTGCAGTGCGTCTGTTGGCACTGAGAGTTCTGTGACTCTGCAATTGAGAGATGGCAACGCGCGTGCTAGTGTGAGTACAAATGTGGATGCCTTGGAGCTAGCGAGCAGTAGGCCAGaggcgacagcaacagcaacagaaacagcagcaacaacaaacccaacgaaaacaaagacaagtgcaacagtagcaacaCCGTCATCGTCGAGCGTCACAGTACTTGAGGCGTCATCAGCTTCAGCGTCGGTATTAGAAAATGCATTGACCATTGGCTATCCGGATCCGGACATGTTAGCAGATGTTTTGGGCACCATACAGACAGCCT CTCTCAAAAATAGGCTtggtaacagcaacaacagcaacaacaacaacaacaacaacgacagctgcaaaaaaagtagcaacaaaaatacCGCCAACAGGAATAGTGCaccaacaattttaaatacaaactcTGGCGCATATTTGAATAATCCAAATAAGATAACCATTACGCGACGGAGTTCGAGCAACAAGATCAACGTACAGACTGTGAGCGCTGCAACAAACACAACCATCAGCAGTATAAGCGGCAGTAAGACCAACTACATTAAGAACTGTCTTatacgcagcagcagctgtagcAACACTGCCACCAATGTCACGACGCTGGCGCAGATtatgagcaacagcagcacaagcAGCGCAGCCAGTTTACTTAGTCAAcataacaataatagcaattgtagcaacagcagtaacTTTAGCAACGCCTCCTCAGTGGGCAGCAGCATAAGCGTTGGCAGTGTCAGTAGCAGCACTtccaccaacagcaacagcaacagcaacagcaatagtaatagcaacgacagcagcagtggACACAGCGGACACAGTTCGAGTTTCAAAAGCAACAGTCGAAATGTTCCTGGCATAGTCACAGCTGCAGCATCCACGAACACTACAGCAactggcattggcattgtaACAGTCGACACTGCGCCTCGAAAGAGCCGCCCCAAACTATCTTCGCCGACAAGACACGGACCGCAGCAGTGCCAG ATTTGTAGCAAGATCTTTGGAAATGCCTCGGCACTGGCTAAGCATAAACTGACGCACAGCGACGAGaggaaatatatttgttcGCTCTGCTCGAAGGCATTCAAGCGGCAAGATCACTT AAACGGACACATGATGACGCATCGCAACAAGAAGCCTTACGAATGTAAGGCGGATGGCTGTGGCAAATCATATTGTGATGCACGCTCTCTGCGGCGCCATTCGGAAAATCATCACGGAGGCGTCACAGCGCAAGCCAACAACACGCTttcagcaacatcagcaggcGCAATTTGCAGTGGTCAGATGAGTGGCCAAAttagtagcagcagcagcagttgcagtagcactgccagcagcaacggcaatgCGGTCACCAACTCTTTGAGTCTCTCCCCGGCAACGGCTAGCGGGGATGCCAGCTCACCGGATGGGGCCACGTGCATACGCACTTATATCTCTACTGGCAGCACTGTGGTGGATGCGGCCACAGGAATAGCGTTGTCCGATGAGCAAATCAAGGCTATGAATCTGCCAATTAAAACGGGAGTTACATTGCTTTCGCCAACAACATCAGTCTCCTCCAATGTATCCTCCACCGCATCTTCGTCCGGTTGTTCATcgggcggcagcaacagcaatgtcAGTGTCAACATTAGCAGCAGCGGTAGTGTTAGCGCCAGCGTCAGCGGCAAAACtagcagcaacacaacaacagtcGCGGCCAGTTCACCTACCATTATGCTCAGTGATGGCACCATGCTTGAGGGCGAGGGACTAACACGGGAGCAGCTCGATCTAATTAGCAAGATCATGCAGCAGACAAAGCAAACCAGCGCCCAAGTCACAGTCTCGTCTCCTACCAGTGTCAGCTCCTACAAGATTAATACAGAGACCACCCCGATACAGACTCGACCACGGACTTGGAACATGCAATTG CTCAACAATGCCCAGAATGTGACAGTCACGGTTGAGGATGGCACTGATCTAATTACCACTGCCGGTAGCTCCAGCGCTTGCTCCGGGTCTCCTGAGGACGTCAAGGAGGATGATCTAAACCAACAGATTGTGGCTGCCATTAATCCGCACCTGCTAAACATTGTGAAGATTGACAAGCCAGTTGAATGCAATCTATGTCATCGCAAGTTCAAGAACATACCCGCTCTCAACGGGCACATGCGGTTGCATGGCGGCTACTTTAAGAAGGATCCGGAAACAAAGCGTAGTGAGAAGAAAGATGTCAGTGGACCACCATTACAGACAGCCAGCATTGGGGTGCGTGCTCTCATTGAGGAGAAAATCATCAGCAAGCGGAAGGATATTTCTAAG GGCTCCTTCGTAGTACCTGCCCCACCCAGCAGCTCAAGCAACTGCGGTGGAGGTGGTGgtcttggtgttgttgctggcactGGCGGTGTTTGTGGAGTGGCTATTACCGGCGCAAGCAGTCAGAGCAACAGTTGTCTACGGCGGTCTGTCAGCGACGTGGAAAGCTTCCTAAATGCGAAGAGTAGTACAAACAGCATCAATAATGCAAATTCGAGCACAACGACAGCGGTGCTGCCGGCAGCCACCACAATTAAGAGCAGCAATGGACTAAGTATCCAGCAAATTGATTTGCCTCAGAGCATTGAGATCTTCAGCGGGGGCCAAAGGCAGCCGAAGACTCTCAGCTTGGGCAGCGGTGCCAATACCATTACCATAACCACCAACAATGTGCCTACCACGACCACAATGAGCGCTCTGACGGCTCTGAAGGGCGGCAGTAATCTAAGTGGCGGCGTTGCTAACCACGCGGATCCCAAGGACTCGACGCTGATTGAGTTGCTCAAGCGGGGCACTCGTATTGCAGTGACCTCCAAGAAGACTCAGTTTCAGTCACAAACCAGTACAAATATGCTCCTTAGCAATGTGGCCGGCACGGAGTTGACAACCATTGGTAGTAGTGTTCAAACCGGTCGTCAGATTATTACTAACAAAAATCGTACAGTGATCATACCTTCGGATGTTCACGTTGTATCCACAAAGAGTAAGGTGATTCCGAGCAGCTCCAGTAGTTGTAGTGGCGCCAGTAACTCTACCAAcgtcatcaacagcagcagtaatgCGTGCTCCACAAGTAGCATCTCCTTCTCGGACGGCACGCCGCTCTCCCTGTCGATAGCACCGAACCAAGAGAGCATTACATCTCTGGGCGATTCGAGCAGCATCACAAGCAGGGGAGGTGGTGTCTATACGGTGACATATACCAGCGATGCGGATGCATCGGATCTTTTCGATGATGGCGAGGTGTACAATGTTTCGGATACGGAGATGTTACTGCAAACTGTGGACACCATGGAATTACTGAATGAAGATGAGGACGAtccacaaacaaacacaaacgaaCATTCCGATAACTTTGCCCTGCTGAGTGAGACTACCGACGCCGATCACGCAGGGCATGCCCACCAGCTGGTGAAGTTGGAGCCAGAGACTGGTCAGAGCACACAAGTGAAGCACACCACTCCGCTGCCAACTTTCCAGCAATTCCATTCCAAAGAGCTGATCATGCAGAACAGCTCACAAATCCAAGCTATTGCCAACATGCGGGGCAATAGTGGCACTCTCGGAGTGCTTGCGTCACCCCTGCATTCACCCCTTGCCTATCCGACGCCGCCATCTAGCCATGAAAATGTAGCACAATCCTCTCCATTCATCGAGGATGCCGCAGCCCAGTTTGTGGACGCCACACACAGCTTCTTTGGGGATAAGACAGACTTCTCCCATGTGTATTTCAAAACAGACGAGAGCCAGTCCCTGCATCATGCCGAGCTGAGTGACAACGATAATgagaaaatacttaaattaaaatctgtTCTGGAAGAGAGCAGCTTCGATCCGTCTATCAAGGTGGAAGATCTTTTAAATAACACTGAGGACGATGCCGAATGCGATTTGCACGAGTTTGCCGAGACAAATCTCTCGTTTCTCGACGAGGATCAGGAGTTCCTCAACGATTCGCGTAATGCCACTTCTCCGTTATCCGAGTCATTTTTCACCAGCGGCATTGGTTCTGCAGAGGATGTTAAGCAAGTGCTTCGGGAGGTGCTTCCCGATGAGAATATGCAGTTGCATTtgagcagcgagcagcagGGAGAGAATATCATTGATCTCTACTATTTGCCAGGCTTGGGGCTGCAATCGCAAATGATGCCCAACTCCGATGATCCTTTGCTCTCATCCTCGCCGCGTGAATTCGGCCAACAGCGACAGATAGCTTTTCAAGGTTCATCGTCCACAACAGTTACTGTGCAAGCTGCAGAGCCATTGCAAGCAACAACTATGCTTTACGAGCAAACGCCGTCTgatcatcagcaacaacgccagcagcaagagcaacagcgaCAAGATCAACAGATGGAACAGATTTTGCCACAACAGGCTGTCATTCAATCGGATCAGatgcagtcgcagcagcagccgcagcaacagcaacagcagtcagAATTTATGCTACCCGCTTTCAATCAGGTGGCGTGCCACACAACCTATCTAGATGCTACTCAGCCGACAATACCAATGACGTTGCAGCCATTGAATAGCTTGTTGCAGCCATTGATTTATAGTAACATTTCTGGAGAAAAGCAAGAATTTAATATGCCGCTCAATAGCCGGACAGGGGGACATGAAACAGTCCTCGATGCAAGTCTTCTTTTCGGCTGCGTGGATGGCGATGGTAATAAGCCTGTTAATGCCACAGACACAGTCACAAGCTTACCTGCAGTTGTTCCTAGTTCAGTGAGTGCAGTCTCAGCTGCTGGAAGCATCTCTAATCTGCAGCCATTGTCAAATCAAACAAACTCGATACTGAAAAGACGACTACGCTCCAATGGAGCCCAAGATATGCACAAACTGTCGAAATTTCATACACTCTCGCCGCATCGCTCGAAGCTACGCAAACCCTCTCGCACTCATTATACTCCGGCCCCCATACTAAATCCTGATCGCAAAGGCACCGGACTCTACTGCAATGTACGCAAGCAACTCGGTCAGGgaatatttgataatttcgATGATGACTTTGGTGATCCAGTGGGCTTGGTCGATTTCTCGGACGAGTCCAAGGTAAATCTCGGCTCGACGTACCAAGCACAGATACCTGCTTGGAAACCACCTGAAGAGTTTATGAAGGAGCCATCAACGAGCTGCGGAGCAGACTTGATGTGGGATCCCAACGTACAACTTGACGATAAGATACTTATGCGCTATATCGACCTGAGCAAATCATCGGCAGTCCCTATGGGCAGTCATTCGGAGGAAATGGCTCTGCAAACACTGCTCGATGCCAAAGGCAACTCTGCGGCGGCAGTTCTAACCCTGCTTCAAATGCAGTCCAgtgcatttcaaatgaaatggaCTGCCTTCGAGCTGGAGCAATTTCTCCGTGGTCTTGAGAAGCATGGCAAAGATTTTGCCAAAATCACCAGTGAg CTATGCACCAAGACTTCGGGTGAGTGTGTACAAATGTATTATTTCTGGAAGAAACTTTGTGTGGACTACAAGGTATCGCACCTGAAAATGGAGCCAGTCGTAACTAGCAATCATGCTGTGGAACAGAAACCCTACGTCTGTGAGATTGCCGCCTGCTCTGCG AGCTTTAGCTCGAAAGCGGCTCTGCATGGCCACGTCCGAATACACGCTTATGGTAGaaatgccagcaacagcaacagcaacaacaacaaccacaacaaccacaacagtaACAATCAGCATGCAACGGCAATTAatgccaacaataacaacaataacggcaatagcaacaacaatcatagtacaagcaacagcatcagTATACACAGCAGTAATCCATGCACCACCCAGACCAGCAGTATTATTGcaataacaacgacagcgaTAACAAACACCAATAATGGCATGGCCGTCGTAAGCAAcaatagtaacaacaacaattcattGTTAGCTGGCAGCTCATCCCTAAATTCTACGCTTTTGCTAACGGCAGCACCAAAAACATTGCCAGCAACGAAAgattgcagcaacagcaacaacagcagcaacggcaacggcaccTCGAATATTGCCAAGGATAGCGAATTCCCCTGCAAGGTGTGCGGCAA GGTCTTCAATAAGGTTAAGAGTCGCAGCGCCCATATGAAAACTCACCGAGTGCAGGAAGCGGAACACTCAACCAATTCGAAACAGCAATCGCCCTCCAATGGAAATCTTCCTGCGATTATCGCTGTCTCTGCGGCATCCTCATCAGTATTGGTAATGGCCTCAACATCATCATAG